One Silene latifolia isolate original U9 population chromosome 4, ASM4854445v1, whole genome shotgun sequence DNA segment encodes these proteins:
- the LOC141653404 gene encoding guanine nucleotide-binding protein-like NSN1 isoform X2, which yields MVKKSKKSKSKRTSLKQKHKIERKVKEHHRKKAKEAKKLGLNKRKKVEKDPGIPNEWPFKEQELKALEVRRARAIEELEQKKAARKERARIRKLALLEDEDDASIETKSLEGETDEAKEFVKNKDNSDRVFYKELVKVIDSSDVIVEVLDARDPLGTRCVDMEKMVLNSSPNKKLVLLLNKIDLVPRESVEKWLKYLREELPAVAFKCSTQKQRSNLSRKPSKALKSSNILQTSDCLGADTLIKLLKNYSRSHEIKKSITVGIVGLPNVGKSSLINSLKRCHVVDVGATPGLTRSMQEVQLDNNVKLLDCPGVVMLKSGQNDAAIVLRNCKRIEKLEDPIGPVKEILRLCPAKLLVMIYKVPSFDTVDDFLQKIATIRGKLKKGGILDVDTAARIVLHDWNEGKIPFYTMPPTRNQGELPESEEAKIVSALGKEFNIDEVYGTESSFIGSLKSVDDFSTVEVPPNCPMSFDEQMLEEDPQDSVPNVESSDMDNNGEDEPMEADEETGKSKVESAARKQNEKLYDAEGILNTKLKRAENKRRKNATKVAASGDTMDEDADYDFKVDYKKGNSDMKDDAVDIDE from the exons ATGGTGAAGAAGAGCAAAA AGAGCAAGAGTAAGAGGACATCATTGAAGCAGAAGCACAAGATTGAAAGGAAAGTAAAGGAACACCATAGAAAAAAAGCTAAAGAAGCTAAAAAGCTTGGATTAAACAAGAGGAAAAAGGTTGAGAAAGACCCTGGTATCCCTAATGAATGGCCTTTTAAAGAGCAAGAGCTTAAGGCTCTTGAAGTTCGCCGTGCTCGCGCCATTGAAGAATTAGAACAGAAGAAAGCTGCTCGTAAAGAAAGG GCCCGGATAAGAAAGCTTGCATTActtgaggatgaagatgatgctAGCATTGAGACGAAATCTTTGGAAGGGGAAACGGACGAGGCCAAGGAATTCGTGAAGAACAAAG ATAATTCTGACAGGGTTTTTTACAAGGAGCTAGTCAAGGTCATTGATTCGTCTGATGTAATAGTGGAGGTTCTTGATGCTCGCGATCCCCTCGGAACACGATGTGTCGATATGGAAAAAATGGTGCTAAACTCAAGCCCAAATAAAAAGCTTGTTTTATTGCTGAATAAAATAG ATCTTGTACCTCGTGAGTCAGTTGAAAAATGGCTTAAATATCTTCGGGAAGAATTACCGGCAGTTGCCTTTAAGTGCAGCACTCAAAAACAGAGATCAAATTTGTCCAGAAAACCCTCAAAAGCTTTGAAATCGAGCAATATTCTACAAACAAGTGACTGTCTTGGAGCTGATACTTTAATTAAGTTGCTGAAAAATTACTCAAGGAGTCACGAG ATAAAAAAGTCCATCACTGTCGGAATTGTGGGGCTTCCCAATGTGGGCAAGAGTAGTCTTATCAATAGTTTGAAGAGATGCCATGTTGTTGATGTTGGTGCCACTCCTGGTTTAACAAGATCAATGCAAGAAGTTCAGCTGGATAATAATGTCAAGTTGCTGGACTGTCCTGGTGTCGTTATGCTTAAATCTGGACAGAATGATGCAGCTATAGTGCTTCGTAATTGCAAAAGGATTGAAAAGCTTGAAGATCCAATTGGGCCAG TGAAGGAAATTCTCAGGCTTTGCCCAGCTAAATTACTGGTCATGATATACAAGGTCCCAAGCTTTGATACAGTAGATGACTTCTTGCAGAAGATTGCCACTATAAGGGGTAAGCTCAAGAAAGGTGGCATTCTTGACGTCGACACAGCAGCAAGGATAGTTCTGCATGATTGGAACGAGG GTAAAATTCCGTTCTACACAATGCCTCCAACTAGGAACCAAGGAGAACTTCCTGAATCCGAGGAGGCTAAGATTGTTTCAGCACTTGGGAAGGAATTCAACATAGATGAGGTCTATGGCACGGAGTCGTCATTTATTGGAAGCTTGAAGTCAGTCGATGATTTCAGCACTGTTGAGGTTCCACCAAATTGTCCTATGAGTTTTGACGAACAAATGCTTGAG GAAGACCCTCAGGATTCAGTCCCAAATGTCGAGAGCAGTGATATGGATAATAATGGCGAGGATGAGCCCATGGAGGCTGACGAGGAAACGGGAAAGAGCAAGGTGGAGAGTGCTGCAAGAAAGCAAAATGAAAAGCTGTATGATGCAGAAGGCATACTGAACACAAAACTGAAAAGAGCTGAGAATAAGAGACGGAAAAATGCCACCAAAGTAGCTGCTTCTGGAGATACCATGGACGAAGATGCTGATTACGATTTTAAGGTGGATTACAAAAAGGGAAATTCAGATATGAAAGATGACGCGGTTGACATTGATGAGTAA
- the LOC141653404 gene encoding guanine nucleotide-binding protein-like NSN1 isoform X1 → MVKKSKKSKSKRTSLKQKHKIERKVKEHHRKKAKEAKKLGLNKRKKVEKDPGIPNEWPFKEQELKALEVRRARAIEELEQKKAARKERARIRKLALLEDEDDASIETKSLEGETDEAKEFVKNKDNSDRVFYKELVKVIDSSDVIVEVLDARDPLGTRCVDMEKMVLNSSPNKKLVLLLNKIDLVPRESVEKWLKYLREELPAVAFKCSTQKQRSNLSRKPSKALKSSNILQTSDCLGADTLIKLLKNYSRSHEIKKSITVGIVGLPNVGKSSLINSLKRCHVVDVGATPGLTRSMQEVQLDNNVKLLDCPGVVMLKSGQNDAAIVLRNCKRIEKLEDPIGPVKEILRLCPAKLLVMIYKVPSFDTVDDFLQKIATIRGKLKKGGILDVDTAARIVLHDWNEGKIPFYTMPPTRNQGELPESEEAKIVSALGKEFNIDEVYGTESSFIGSLKSVDDFSTVEVPPNCPMSFDEQMLEQEDPQDSVPNVESSDMDNNGEDEPMEADEETGKSKVESAARKQNEKLYDAEGILNTKLKRAENKRRKNATKVAASGDTMDEDADYDFKVDYKKGNSDMKDDAVDIDE, encoded by the exons ATGGTGAAGAAGAGCAAAA AGAGCAAGAGTAAGAGGACATCATTGAAGCAGAAGCACAAGATTGAAAGGAAAGTAAAGGAACACCATAGAAAAAAAGCTAAAGAAGCTAAAAAGCTTGGATTAAACAAGAGGAAAAAGGTTGAGAAAGACCCTGGTATCCCTAATGAATGGCCTTTTAAAGAGCAAGAGCTTAAGGCTCTTGAAGTTCGCCGTGCTCGCGCCATTGAAGAATTAGAACAGAAGAAAGCTGCTCGTAAAGAAAGG GCCCGGATAAGAAAGCTTGCATTActtgaggatgaagatgatgctAGCATTGAGACGAAATCTTTGGAAGGGGAAACGGACGAGGCCAAGGAATTCGTGAAGAACAAAG ATAATTCTGACAGGGTTTTTTACAAGGAGCTAGTCAAGGTCATTGATTCGTCTGATGTAATAGTGGAGGTTCTTGATGCTCGCGATCCCCTCGGAACACGATGTGTCGATATGGAAAAAATGGTGCTAAACTCAAGCCCAAATAAAAAGCTTGTTTTATTGCTGAATAAAATAG ATCTTGTACCTCGTGAGTCAGTTGAAAAATGGCTTAAATATCTTCGGGAAGAATTACCGGCAGTTGCCTTTAAGTGCAGCACTCAAAAACAGAGATCAAATTTGTCCAGAAAACCCTCAAAAGCTTTGAAATCGAGCAATATTCTACAAACAAGTGACTGTCTTGGAGCTGATACTTTAATTAAGTTGCTGAAAAATTACTCAAGGAGTCACGAG ATAAAAAAGTCCATCACTGTCGGAATTGTGGGGCTTCCCAATGTGGGCAAGAGTAGTCTTATCAATAGTTTGAAGAGATGCCATGTTGTTGATGTTGGTGCCACTCCTGGTTTAACAAGATCAATGCAAGAAGTTCAGCTGGATAATAATGTCAAGTTGCTGGACTGTCCTGGTGTCGTTATGCTTAAATCTGGACAGAATGATGCAGCTATAGTGCTTCGTAATTGCAAAAGGATTGAAAAGCTTGAAGATCCAATTGGGCCAG TGAAGGAAATTCTCAGGCTTTGCCCAGCTAAATTACTGGTCATGATATACAAGGTCCCAAGCTTTGATACAGTAGATGACTTCTTGCAGAAGATTGCCACTATAAGGGGTAAGCTCAAGAAAGGTGGCATTCTTGACGTCGACACAGCAGCAAGGATAGTTCTGCATGATTGGAACGAGG GTAAAATTCCGTTCTACACAATGCCTCCAACTAGGAACCAAGGAGAACTTCCTGAATCCGAGGAGGCTAAGATTGTTTCAGCACTTGGGAAGGAATTCAACATAGATGAGGTCTATGGCACGGAGTCGTCATTTATTGGAAGCTTGAAGTCAGTCGATGATTTCAGCACTGTTGAGGTTCCACCAAATTGTCCTATGAGTTTTGACGAACAAATGCTTGAG CAGGAAGACCCTCAGGATTCAGTCCCAAATGTCGAGAGCAGTGATATGGATAATAATGGCGAGGATGAGCCCATGGAGGCTGACGAGGAAACGGGAAAGAGCAAGGTGGAGAGTGCTGCAAGAAAGCAAAATGAAAAGCTGTATGATGCAGAAGGCATACTGAACACAAAACTGAAAAGAGCTGAGAATAAGAGACGGAAAAATGCCACCAAAGTAGCTGCTTCTGGAGATACCATGGACGAAGATGCTGATTACGATTTTAAGGTGGATTACAAAAAGGGAAATTCAGATATGAAAGATGACGCGGTTGACATTGATGAGTAA